The proteins below come from a single Ictalurus furcatus strain D&B chromosome 15, Billie_1.0, whole genome shotgun sequence genomic window:
- the sycp2 gene encoding synaptonemal complex protein 2 isoform X6, with translation MAPHQDIQVEELVDQALKHNFRALEEFLLNETREGVTSKCSKQFISKLDKLINRELDQQNVKNASVAFTIFHKLGNTLVFPGGGGISLMVSQGLVRKVVQWFGKARKLWVEAGPTRNELLVNLAEDFFDALMVIHESCKDGTYQVTESLLHHIGKLASDPKVNILIQKEAVRKLNMILGQIPLELKKEKKILSSQEASSVMNDLASRILKGGDYDLQVALMEALCRMTSHAQRRELADQWFSMEFVASAFTKIQDSEFETDCRKFLNLVNGMQGDDRSVYSYPCLEVFLDKHVLLMPVDENLDEFWIDFNLGSKSISFYFCLANDDAKQESQWDTLCITENEVHSYTVEEEKGVKVLQLVLTEPVCLSSIEGTRLTIHFSSSLDILKPTKNVYGETKNKKFIGKTTTSVVKTTVQIILDEGSSQVLFPESQGSSQRMGKIIPSSVKSQSLRCHERDAQHISPQMITPLRSKVSESCMYVSGSAGRKLGRSLFSCVLPASAPGKAKVKPALEIVASSKKRKAFESKELLTAKLSHSVQSVSVEKESTRKQSVPALHCPEIQQSREGQQVMEKYHRNIPVEKVAEMVQVDQELQEEPLDNSIVLDTQPAVWKETSILPSPSSFNQKRISVPGSLFPCQREPSHQSKSEPPQHPLSAQSSFGGLSHKQLHAQLTQRLEQVLREREQQEQNQAELRAAGKEAGLVKKPQRPTQTKLGTTQQSGWAKGNRADMTNNMTKKAAESMVKQINSHYKSTVCSTAAQEHVPRRYIFNKSWCPDSVAKISANTPGLLKSSSYQSKKPSNQIKDVYAFSVDVSQLSEKINRRSTETSAMESSSSLILSSISKKCPPMKPPGRNVKKHLFSDTDTDNLTEISWTKSTNRRPKPKVADYTRQPVKPTHSPANLTFETPNIHIPSPKAAKALPKPKRKRQKKVVEEKHKKSKDVASRKPTDRPQRTSVLTKSYRELSDSGSESETNEPPPAKMFIIKKPEQPQITASVQNRAAVVKPPVKKTCQLRSKTVHKAVKEKQEKELSNHENSKQKKMIAAVLESTKGQENVLAPKIAPFCPSLRSNIIQSAEKSTATLRSALAPVGPMSKKSQVLHTSSVQATGQEGKVNGITKKAKKENEQPGKNTTHSVTGSKFMEDREVSEVLGSEQSKNRKNLLSPASTKESWASKYTSFGISPFSIEKIRSKKLATYLLYIIKNVSCCLMFKICELFPLAAEENAFLSRSPLTPLKPLCISPVGAISPPLELPSHLRGIQASSFYKTSGGRDSATRLPHPFVTPVAQEQPSIHPLIASTGREKCSSLLNSADLEEDLGGFLSSTSQRVLQACFDKESVISLVTLSQSSHTSVNNRAMICTELEKTPVSVQLSSVGKAESGPATSRTRPSSCNSTSLHEQDYSEDEDTWTKAGPSEFAVRMKPRELFKSNAKQRPKKKGSKQPMQVDGSAEEGEKKNVSVVAEDMEVRSTVVSSCWEASVETDMDQHEVSTSQEMDYVCHQFSSELKRKFENRSRRMDLFTKQSLKACKQHVSTVTMKVQQYRSQRLETVKRVLLDEIKNLEQDDTSLRNMEAELTAYWKKQAVAFHAYQEGGTQRLNHLKSTIETNICGNLDYEQQIFFSQMHLMKKDIKSVQDHLFRQMHEEELQSVRRGLQTLFLSDRGLSYK, from the exons ATGGCACCTCATCAGGATATACAG GTGGAGGAACTGGTAGACCAGGCATTGAAACACAACTTCAGGGCTTTGGAGGAGTTTTTACTAAATGAGACCAGAGAAGGGGTTACTTCAAAATGCTCCAAACAgttcatctcaaaactggacaaACTAATTAACAGG GAACTGGACCAGCAGAATGTGAAGAATGCTTCTGTGGCATTTACCATCTTTCACAAATTGGGGAACACACTGGTCTTTCCAGGGGGTGGCGGTATATCACTGATGGTGTCACAAGGACTTGTGAGAAAG GTGGTACAGTGGTTTGGGAAAGCCAGAAAGTTATGGGTTGAAGCTGGACCGACGAGGAACGAGCTGCTTGTAAACTTAGCTGAAGACTTCTTTGATGCATTGATG GTCATTCATGAAAGTTGTAAAGACG gtaCTTACCAAGTAACAGAATCCCTGCTCCATCACATTGGCAAGTTGGCCTCTGATCCCAAGGTTAACATTCTAATCCAAAAAGAG GCGGTGAGGAAACTGAATATGATCTTAGGACAGATCCCATTAGAactgaagaaagagaaaaagatctTGTCATCACAAGAGGCATCAAGTGTCAT GAATGATTTGGCTAGTCGAATCCTGAAAGGAGGAG ATTATGATCTCCAGGTGGCTTTGATGGAGGCTCTGTGTAGAATGACTTCCCATGCCCAGCGGAGGGAACTGGCTGATCAGTGGTTCAGCATGGAATTTGTTGCCTCTGCATTCACCAAGATTCAGGACTCAGAGTTTGAGACT GATTGCAGAAAATTTCTAAATCTAGTAAATGGAATGCAAGGTGATGATCGAAG tgtGTACTCCTATCCTTGTCTGGAGGTGTTTTTGGATAAGCATGTG TTGCTCATGCCTGTGGATGAGAACCTTGATGAGTTCTGGATTGACTTTAATCTAGGAAGCAAGAGCATCTCCTTCTATTTCTGTCTTGCTAATGATGATGCAAAG CAGGAGAGCCAATGGGACACTCTATGCATAACAGAAAATGAAGTCCACAGTTATACAGTGGAAg AGGAGAAAGGTGTAAAAGTGCTGCAGCTGGTTTTAACTGAGCCAGTGTGCCTGAGCAGTATTGAGGGCACCAGACTCACTATCCACTTCAGTTCCTCCTTAGACATCCTCAAGCCCACCAAGAACGTCTATGGAGAAACCAAGAATAAA AAGTTTATTGGAAAGACCACCACATCTGTGGTAAAAACCACTGTTCAAATAATTCTGGATGAAGGAAGTTCACAG GTTCTTTTTCCTGAGAGTCAGGGCTCCTCTCAGCGCATGGGAAAAATCATACCTTCTTCAGTGAAGAGTCAGTCGCTGAGATGCCATGAGAGAGATGCCCAACACATCAGCCCGCAg ATGATAACCCCATTAAGGAGTAAGGTGTCAGAGTCATGTATGTATGTCTCTGGAAGTGCAGGACGTAAACTTGGCAGAAGCCTGTTCAGTTGCGTGTTGCCTGCAT CTGCCCCAGGGAAGGCAAAGGTGAAACCAGCTCTAGAGATAGTAGCCTCCTCAAAGAAGAGGAAAGCATTTGAATCGAAAGAGCTGTTAACTGCCAAATTATCTCACAGTGTGCAGTCAGTTAGTGTGGAAAAGGAAAGCACAAGAAAACAG tcaGTTCCAGCTCTACATTGCCCAGAGATACAACAGAGCCGGGAAGGTCAACAAGTGATGGAAAAATACCACCGG AACATTCCTGTAGAGAAAGTAGCGGAAATGGTGCAAGTTGACCAAGAGCTCCAGGAAGAGCCTTTGG ATAACAGTATAGTACTGGACACCCAGCCAGCTGTGTGGAAAGAAACCTCTAt ATTACCAAGTCCTAGCAGCTTTAACCAAAAGAGAATTTCTGTGCCCGGATCATTATTCCCATGTCAACGTGAACCTTCACATCAGTCCAAATCAG AGCCTCCACAGCACCCATTGTCAGCCCAGAGCAGCTTTGGAGGACTGAGCCACAAACAGCTTCATGCTCAGCTCACTCAAAGACTGGAGCAAGTACTGAGAGAGCGTGAGCAGCAGGAGCAAAACCAAGCAGAGCTTAGGGCTGCTGGAAAAGAGGCTGGACTTGTGAAAAAGCCACAGAGACCAACCCAAACTAAACTTGGTACAACTCAACAGAGTGGATGGGCTAAGGGCAACAGGGCTGACATGACCAACAATATG ACAAAGAAAGCAGCTGAGAGCATGGTGAAGCAGATAAATAGCCATTATAAAAGCACCGTCTGTAGTACAGCAGCACAGGAGCATGTCCCCCG TAGATACATTTTCAACAAGAGTTGGTGTCCAGATTCAGTT GCCAAGATCTCTGCTAATACACCTGGACTTCTGAAGTCATCTTCATATCAATCTAAGAAGCCATCAAATCAGATCAA GGATGTTTATGCATTCAGTGTGGATGTGTCACAGCTCAGTGAG AAAATAAATAGGAGGTCTACTGAAACGTCTGCAATGGAAAGCAG CAGTTCCCTGATTCTTTCTAGCATCTCTAAGAAGTGTCCTCCTATGAAG ccTCCTGGTCGTAATGTGAAGAAGCATCTGTTCAGTGACACTGATACTGACAATTTGACTGAAATTAGCTGGACAAAATCAACCAACAGGAGACCTAAGCCTAAAGTAGCAGACTACACGAGACAGCCAGTTAAGCCCACTCATTCTCCTGCGAACCTCACAT TTGAAACTCCAAACATACACATTCCCTCACCAAAGGCTGCAAAAGCATTGCCTAAACCAAAGAGG AAAAGGCAGAAGAAGGTGGTAGAAGAAAAGCATAAGAAAAGCAAGGATGTTGCAAGCAGAAAACCCACAGACAGGCCCCAAAGAACCTCAGTTCTGACCAAATCCTACAGAGAGTTGTCTGACTCTGGGAGTGAATCAGAAACCAATGAACCACCTCCAGCAAAG ATGTTTATCATCAAAAAGCCAGAACAGCCTCAGATTACAGCTTCAGTTCAGAACAGGGCTGCTGTAGTCAAACCACCTGTCAAAAAAACCTGTCAACTCAGGTCAAAGACAGTCCATAAGGCTGTGAAGgagaaacaggaaaaagaaTTATCTAATCATGAAAACTCAAAGCAAAAGAAGATGATTGCTGCTGTTCTGGAGTCCACCAAAGGACAGGAAAATGTTTTGGCCCCTAAAATTGCTcctttctgtccttctctccGCTCTAACATAATTCAAT CGGCAGAGAAGAGTACAGCCACGCTGAGATCTGCTCTTGCACCAGTGGGTCCTATGTCTAAG AAGTCTCAGGTGCTTCATACTTCTTCAGTCCAAGCCACGGGGCAAGAAGGAAAGGTAAATGGCATAACTAAGAAAGCTAAGAAAGAGAACGAACAACcaggaaaaaacacaacacattcaGTGACAGGCAGCAAGTTTATGGAGGACAGAGAGGTCAGCGAAGTATTGGGTTCTGAACAGTCAAAAAACAGGAAGAATTTGCTTTCTCCAGCATCAACAAAAGAATCTTGGGCCTCCAAATACACCTCTTTCGGCATTTCGCCATTCTCCATTGAGAAGATAAGAAGTAAGAAATTGGCtacttatttactttatatcattaaaaatgttaGCTGCTGTTTGATGTTTAAGATATGTGAGTTATTTCCTTTAGCTGCAGAGGAAAATGCATTCTTATCCAGATCTCCTCTGACACCCCTCAAACCACTGTGCATCTCTCCTGTTGGTGCCATCTCTCCTCCCCTGGAGTTGCCTAGCCATCTGAGAGGGATCCAAGCATCCTCCTTCTATAAGACTTCAGGAGGACGGGATAGTGCCACACGTCTTCCTCACCCTTTTGTAACCCCTGTGGCTCAAGAG cagccatccatccaccccCTAATTGCCTCCACTGGTAGGGAGAAATGTTCATCTCTACTCAACTCTGCAGACCTAGAAGAAGATCTTGGGGGCTTTCTAAGCAGCACCAGCCAAAGAGTCCTGCAGGCATGCTTCGACAAAGAGTCTGTCATCTCTTTGGTGACACTAAGCCAAtcatcacacacatctgtgaACAATAGAGCTATGATCTGCACTGAACTTGAG AAAACACCTGTATCTGTTCAGTTAAGCAGTGTTGGAAAAGCAGAATCAG GTCCAGCAACCAGTCGCACTCGGCCCAGCTCATGCAATTCCACAAGTCTGCATGAACAAGACTACAGTGAAGACGAAGACACGTGGACTAAAGCTGGGCCCAGTGAATTCGCTGTTAGAATGAAGCCGAGAGAGCTGTTCAAATCTAATGCCAAGCAGCGGCCTAAGAAAAAAG GCTCTAAACAACCCATGCAAGTTGACGGCAGCGCTGAGGAAGGGGAGAAAAAGAATGTATCAG TAGTTGCTGAAGATATGGAGGTGCGGTCCACAGTGGTGTCGAGCTGTTGGGAGGCAAGTGTGGAGACAGATATGGATCAGCATGAAGTGAGCACATCTCAGGAGATGGACTATGTCTGCCACCAGTTCAGCTCTGAACTTAAGAGAAAATTTGAG AACCGTTCAAGGAGAATGGATCTCTTCACCAAGCAGTCCCTAAAGGCCTGCAAGCAACATGTTTCCACTGTAACCATGAAAGTGCAACAGTACAG GTCTCAGAGGCTGGAGACAGTTAAACGAGTTCTATTGGATGAAATTAAAAACTTGGAACAAGATGACACATCTCTGCGAAACATGGAAGCGGAGCTGACT GCTTACTGGAAGAAGCAAGCCGTGGCTTTCCATGCTTACCAGGAAGGAGGAACCCAAAG gctaaatcatttaaaaagcacaatTGAAACAAATATATGCGGAAACCTGGACTATGAGCAGCAGATCTTTTTTTCACAG ATGCATTTGATGAAGAAAGACATCAAATCTGTTCAGGATCACTTATTCAGACAGATG CATGAGGAAGAACTGCAAAGTGTACGTAGAGGACTACAGACCTTGTTCCTTTCAGACAGAGGACTTAGTTACAAGTAA